One region of Eulemur rufifrons isolate Redbay chromosome 1, OSU_ERuf_1, whole genome shotgun sequence genomic DNA includes:
- the PTPRN gene encoding receptor-type tyrosine-protein phosphatase-like N isoform X2 — MRRPRRPGGLGGSGGLRLLLCLLLLSSRPGGCSAISAHGCLFDRRLCSHLEVCIQDGLFGQCQVGVGQARPILQVTSPVLQRLQGVLRQLMSQGLSWHDDLTQYVISQEMERIPRLRPPEPHPRDRSGLAPRRPGPTGQLLFQGIPTGSAPAAQHRLPRPPVGGDGAGAGSSLSPLQAELLPPLLEHLLLPPPPPHPALSYEPALLQPYLFHQFGSRDGSRGSENSPGMVSVDPLPKAEAPALFSRTASKGVFGDHPGHSYRDLPGPSPAQLFQDSGLLYLAQELPVPSRARIPRLPEQGGSSQAEDHSEGYEEERPGGRREKSASPAVQPDATLQRLAAVLAGYGVELRQLTPEQLSTLLTLLQLLPNGAGRNLGGAVNVGADIKKTMEGQAQGRDTAEPPPPTPSLPGHPTASPTSNEVQQVLDPGSSEPPKAVTPPATPVLLEKKSPLGQSQPTAAGQPSARPSAEEYGYIVTDQNVVGPALTFRIRHNEQNLSLADVTQQAGLVKSELEAQTGLQILQTGVGQREEAAAVLPRTAHGTSPMRSVLLTLVALAGVAGLLVALAVALCVRQHARQRDKERLAALGPEGAHGDTTFEYQDLCRQHMATKSLFNRAEGPPEPSRVSSVSSQFSDAAQASPSSHSSTPSWCEEPAQANMDISTGHMILAYMEDHLRNRDRLAKEWQALCTYQAEPNTCATAQGEGNFKKNRNPDFLPYDHARIKLKVESSPSRSDYINASPIIEHDPRMPAYIATQGPLSHTIADFWQMVWESGCTVIVMLTPLVEDGVKQCDRYWPDEGSSLYHVYEVNLVSEHIWCEDFLVRSFYLKNVQTQETRTLTQFHFLSWPAEGTPASTRPLLDFRRKVNKCYRGRSCPIIVHCSDGAGRTGTYILIDMVLNRMAKGVKEIDIAATLEHVRDQRPGLVRSKDQFEFALTAVAEEVNAILKALPQ; from the exons ATGCGGCGCCCGCGGCGGCCGGGAGGTCTCGGGGGATCCGGAGGTCTCCGGctgctcctctgcctcctgctgctcAGCAGCCGCCCGGGAGGCTGCAGCGCCATTAGCGCCCACG GCTGTTTGTTTGATCGCAGACTCTGCTCTCACCTTGAAGTCTGTATTCAGG ATGGCTTGTttggacagtgccaggtgggcgTGGGGCAGGCCCGGCCCATTTTGCAAGTCACCTCCCCAGTTCTCCAGCGCTTACAAGGTGTGCTCCGACAACTCATGTCCCAAG GACTGTCCTGGCATGATGACCTCACCCAGTATGTGATCTCCCAGGAGATGGAGCGCATCCCTAGGCTCCGCCCCCCAGAGCCCCATCCAAGGGACAG ATCTGGCTTGGCACCCAGGAGACCTGGTCCCACTGGACAGCTGCTTTTCCAAGGCATCCCCACTGGCTCTGCCCCTGCTGCCCAGCACCGGCTTCCACGACCACCAGTGGGCGGGGACGGAGCTGGGGCGggctcctccctgtcccctctgcaGGCTGAGCTGCTGCCCCCTCTCTTGGAGCATCTGCTGCTGCCCCcgccacctccccaccctgccctgagttATGAACCTGCCTTGCTGCAGCCCTACCTGTTCCACCAG TTTGGCTCCCGTGACGGCTCCCGGGGCTCAGAGAACTCCCCAGGGATGGTCAGCGTTGACCCACTGCCCAAGGCTGAAGCCCCTGCTCTCTTCAGCAGAACTGCCTCCAAGGGCGTGTTTGGGGACCACCCTGGCCACTCCTATAGGGACCTTCCAGGGCCCTCTCCTGCTCAGCTTTTCCAGGACTCAGGGCTGCTCTACCTGGCCCAGGAGTTGCCGGTGCCCAGCAGGGCCCGGATACCAAGGCTGCCAGAGCAAGGGGGCAGCAGCCAGGCAGAGGACCACTCAGAGGGCTATGAGGAGGAACGGCCAGGGGGTCGCAGGGAGAAATCCGCTTCCCCAGCAGTGCAGCCAG ATGCAACTCTGCAGAGACTGGCGGCTGTGCTGGCGGGCTACGGCGTGGAGCTGCGCCAGTTGACCCCTGAGCAGCTCTCCACCCTCCTGaccctgctgcagctgctgcccaaTGGCGCAGGAAGAAATCTGG GAGGGGCTGTAAATGTTGGAGCTGATATCAAGAAA ACAATGGAAGGGCAAGCGCAGGGCAGAGACACAGCAGAGCCTccaccccccacaccctcccTTCCTGGACACCCCACTGCCAGCCCTACCTCCAATGAAGTCCAGCAGGTCCTGGACCCTGGCTCCTCTGAGCCTCCCAAAGCTGTCACCCCCCCTGCCACACCTGTCCTCCTGGAGAAGAAGAGTCCACTGGGCCAGAGCCAGCCCACGGCAGCAGGACAACCCTCAGCTCGGCCATCTGCAGAGGAGTATGGCTACATCGTCACTGACCAGAA TGTGGTGGGACCAGCCCTCACTTTCCGCATCCGGCACAACGAGCAGAACCTGTCTTTGGCTGATGTGACCCAGCAAGCAG GGCTCGTGAAGTCTGAACTGGAAGCACAGACAGGGCTCCAGATCTTGCAGACAGGAGTGGGACAG AGAGAGGAGGCAGCTGCGGTCCTTCCCCGAACAGCACACGGCACCTCTCCCATGCGCTCAGTGCTGCTCACTCTGGTGGCCCTGGCAGGCGTGGCTGGGCTACTGGTGGCTCTGGCTGTGGCCCTGTGTGTGCGGCAGCATGCACGGCAGCGGGACAAGGAGCGCCTGGCAGCTCTGGGGCCTGAGGGGGCCCATGGTGACACTACCTTTGAGTACCAG GACCTGTGCCGCCAGCACATGGCCACAAAGTCCCTGTTCAACCGGGCAGAGGGCCCACCGGAGCCTTCGAGGGTGAGCAGTGTGTCCTCGCAGTTCAGCGACGCGGCCCAGGCCAGCCCCAGCTCCCACAGCAGCACACCGTCCTGGTGCGAGGAGCCTGCCCAGGCCAACATGGACATCTCCACAGGACACATGATTCTG GCATACATGGAGGACCACCTGAGGAACCGGGACCGCCTGGCCAAGGAGTGGCAGGCCCTGTGCACCTACCAAGCAGAGCCAAACACCTGTGCCACTGCGCAGGGGGAGGGCAACTTCAAAAAGAACCGCAATCCCGACTTCCTGCCCT ATGACCATGCCCGCATCAAACTGAAAGTGGAAAGCAGCCCTTCTCGGAGCGATTACATCAACGCCAGCCCCATC ATTGAGCATGACCCTCGGATGCCAGCCTACATAGCCACTCAGGGCCCACTGTCTCATACCATCGCAGACTTCTGGCAG ATGGTGTGGGAGAGTGGCTGCACCGTCATTGTCATGCTGACCCCGCTGGTGGAGGATGGTGTCAAGCAGTGTGACCGCTACTGGCCagatgagggctcctccctctaCCACGTATATGAG GTGAACCTGGTGTCGGAGCATATCTGGTGCGAGGACTTCCTGGTGCGCAGCTTCTACCTGAAGAACGTGCAGACCCAGGAGACGCGCACGCTCACGCAGTTCCACTTCCTCAGCTGGCCGGCAGAGGGCACCCCGGCCTCCACCCGGCCCCTGCTGGACTTCCGCAG GAAGGTGAACAAGTGCTACCGGGGCCGCTCCTGCCCCATCATCGTGCACTGCAG TGATGGGGCAGGGAGAACCGGCACCTATATCCTAATCGACATGGTACTCAACCGCATGGCAAAAG GAGTGAAGGAGATCGACATTGCCGCCACCCTGGAGCATGTCCGTGACCAGCGGCCTGGCCTCGTCCGCTCTAAG GACCAGTTTGAATTTGCCCTGACAGCTGTGGCGGAGGAGGTGAATGCCATCCTCAAGGCCCTGCCCCAGTGA
- the PTPRN gene encoding receptor-type tyrosine-protein phosphatase-like N isoform X1 has translation MRRPRRPGGLGGSGGLRLLLCLLLLSSRPGGCSAISAHGCLFDRRLCSHLEVCIQDGLFGQCQVGVGQARPILQVTSPVLQRLQGVLRQLMSQGLSWHDDLTQYVISQEMERIPRLRPPEPHPRDRSGLAPRRPGPTGQLLFQGIPTGSAPAAQHRLPRPPVGGDGAGAGSSLSPLQAELLPPLLEHLLLPPPPPHPALSYEPALLQPYLFHQFGSRDGSRGSENSPGMVSVDPLPKAEAPALFSRTASKGVFGDHPGHSYRDLPGPSPAQLFQDSGLLYLAQELPVPSRARIPRLPEQGGSSQAEDHSEGYEEERPGGRREKSASPAVQPDATLQRLAAVLAGYGVELRQLTPEQLSTLLTLLQLLPNGAGRNLGGAVNVGADIKKTMEGQAQGRDTAEPPPPTPSLPGHPTASPTSNEVQQVLDPGSSEPPKAVTPPATPVLLEKKSPLGQSQPTAAGQPSARPSAEEYGYIVTDQKPLSLAAGVKLLEILAEHVHVSSGSFINISVVGPALTFRIRHNEQNLSLADVTQQAGLVKSELEAQTGLQILQTGVGQREEAAAVLPRTAHGTSPMRSVLLTLVALAGVAGLLVALAVALCVRQHARQRDKERLAALGPEGAHGDTTFEYQDLCRQHMATKSLFNRAEGPPEPSRVSSVSSQFSDAAQASPSSHSSTPSWCEEPAQANMDISTGHMILAYMEDHLRNRDRLAKEWQALCTYQAEPNTCATAQGEGNFKKNRNPDFLPYDHARIKLKVESSPSRSDYINASPIIEHDPRMPAYIATQGPLSHTIADFWQMVWESGCTVIVMLTPLVEDGVKQCDRYWPDEGSSLYHVYEVNLVSEHIWCEDFLVRSFYLKNVQTQETRTLTQFHFLSWPAEGTPASTRPLLDFRRKVNKCYRGRSCPIIVHCSDGAGRTGTYILIDMVLNRMAKGVKEIDIAATLEHVRDQRPGLVRSKDQFEFALTAVAEEVNAILKALPQ, from the exons ATGCGGCGCCCGCGGCGGCCGGGAGGTCTCGGGGGATCCGGAGGTCTCCGGctgctcctctgcctcctgctgctcAGCAGCCGCCCGGGAGGCTGCAGCGCCATTAGCGCCCACG GCTGTTTGTTTGATCGCAGACTCTGCTCTCACCTTGAAGTCTGTATTCAGG ATGGCTTGTttggacagtgccaggtgggcgTGGGGCAGGCCCGGCCCATTTTGCAAGTCACCTCCCCAGTTCTCCAGCGCTTACAAGGTGTGCTCCGACAACTCATGTCCCAAG GACTGTCCTGGCATGATGACCTCACCCAGTATGTGATCTCCCAGGAGATGGAGCGCATCCCTAGGCTCCGCCCCCCAGAGCCCCATCCAAGGGACAG ATCTGGCTTGGCACCCAGGAGACCTGGTCCCACTGGACAGCTGCTTTTCCAAGGCATCCCCACTGGCTCTGCCCCTGCTGCCCAGCACCGGCTTCCACGACCACCAGTGGGCGGGGACGGAGCTGGGGCGggctcctccctgtcccctctgcaGGCTGAGCTGCTGCCCCCTCTCTTGGAGCATCTGCTGCTGCCCCcgccacctccccaccctgccctgagttATGAACCTGCCTTGCTGCAGCCCTACCTGTTCCACCAG TTTGGCTCCCGTGACGGCTCCCGGGGCTCAGAGAACTCCCCAGGGATGGTCAGCGTTGACCCACTGCCCAAGGCTGAAGCCCCTGCTCTCTTCAGCAGAACTGCCTCCAAGGGCGTGTTTGGGGACCACCCTGGCCACTCCTATAGGGACCTTCCAGGGCCCTCTCCTGCTCAGCTTTTCCAGGACTCAGGGCTGCTCTACCTGGCCCAGGAGTTGCCGGTGCCCAGCAGGGCCCGGATACCAAGGCTGCCAGAGCAAGGGGGCAGCAGCCAGGCAGAGGACCACTCAGAGGGCTATGAGGAGGAACGGCCAGGGGGTCGCAGGGAGAAATCCGCTTCCCCAGCAGTGCAGCCAG ATGCAACTCTGCAGAGACTGGCGGCTGTGCTGGCGGGCTACGGCGTGGAGCTGCGCCAGTTGACCCCTGAGCAGCTCTCCACCCTCCTGaccctgctgcagctgctgcccaaTGGCGCAGGAAGAAATCTGG GAGGGGCTGTAAATGTTGGAGCTGATATCAAGAAA ACAATGGAAGGGCAAGCGCAGGGCAGAGACACAGCAGAGCCTccaccccccacaccctcccTTCCTGGACACCCCACTGCCAGCCCTACCTCCAATGAAGTCCAGCAGGTCCTGGACCCTGGCTCCTCTGAGCCTCCCAAAGCTGTCACCCCCCCTGCCACACCTGTCCTCCTGGAGAAGAAGAGTCCACTGGGCCAGAGCCAGCCCACGGCAGCAGGACAACCCTCAGCTCGGCCATCTGCAGAGGAGTATGGCTACATCGTCACTGACCAGAA GCCCCTGAGCCTGGCTGCAGGAGTGAAGTTGCTGGAGATCCTGGCTGAGCATGTGCACGTGTCCTCAGGCAGCTTTATCAACATCAG TGTGGTGGGACCAGCCCTCACTTTCCGCATCCGGCACAACGAGCAGAACCTGTCTTTGGCTGATGTGACCCAGCAAGCAG GGCTCGTGAAGTCTGAACTGGAAGCACAGACAGGGCTCCAGATCTTGCAGACAGGAGTGGGACAG AGAGAGGAGGCAGCTGCGGTCCTTCCCCGAACAGCACACGGCACCTCTCCCATGCGCTCAGTGCTGCTCACTCTGGTGGCCCTGGCAGGCGTGGCTGGGCTACTGGTGGCTCTGGCTGTGGCCCTGTGTGTGCGGCAGCATGCACGGCAGCGGGACAAGGAGCGCCTGGCAGCTCTGGGGCCTGAGGGGGCCCATGGTGACACTACCTTTGAGTACCAG GACCTGTGCCGCCAGCACATGGCCACAAAGTCCCTGTTCAACCGGGCAGAGGGCCCACCGGAGCCTTCGAGGGTGAGCAGTGTGTCCTCGCAGTTCAGCGACGCGGCCCAGGCCAGCCCCAGCTCCCACAGCAGCACACCGTCCTGGTGCGAGGAGCCTGCCCAGGCCAACATGGACATCTCCACAGGACACATGATTCTG GCATACATGGAGGACCACCTGAGGAACCGGGACCGCCTGGCCAAGGAGTGGCAGGCCCTGTGCACCTACCAAGCAGAGCCAAACACCTGTGCCACTGCGCAGGGGGAGGGCAACTTCAAAAAGAACCGCAATCCCGACTTCCTGCCCT ATGACCATGCCCGCATCAAACTGAAAGTGGAAAGCAGCCCTTCTCGGAGCGATTACATCAACGCCAGCCCCATC ATTGAGCATGACCCTCGGATGCCAGCCTACATAGCCACTCAGGGCCCACTGTCTCATACCATCGCAGACTTCTGGCAG ATGGTGTGGGAGAGTGGCTGCACCGTCATTGTCATGCTGACCCCGCTGGTGGAGGATGGTGTCAAGCAGTGTGACCGCTACTGGCCagatgagggctcctccctctaCCACGTATATGAG GTGAACCTGGTGTCGGAGCATATCTGGTGCGAGGACTTCCTGGTGCGCAGCTTCTACCTGAAGAACGTGCAGACCCAGGAGACGCGCACGCTCACGCAGTTCCACTTCCTCAGCTGGCCGGCAGAGGGCACCCCGGCCTCCACCCGGCCCCTGCTGGACTTCCGCAG GAAGGTGAACAAGTGCTACCGGGGCCGCTCCTGCCCCATCATCGTGCACTGCAG TGATGGGGCAGGGAGAACCGGCACCTATATCCTAATCGACATGGTACTCAACCGCATGGCAAAAG GAGTGAAGGAGATCGACATTGCCGCCACCCTGGAGCATGTCCGTGACCAGCGGCCTGGCCTCGTCCGCTCTAAG GACCAGTTTGAATTTGCCCTGACAGCTGTGGCGGAGGAGGTGAATGCCATCCTCAAGGCCCTGCCCCAGTGA
- the DNAJB2 gene encoding dnaJ homolog subfamily B member 2 isoform X2 has protein sequence MASYYEILDVPRSASADDIKKAYRRKALQWHPDKNPDNKEFAERKFKEVAEAYEVLSDKHKREIYDRYGREGLTGAGTGPPRAEAGSGGPGFTFTFRSPEEVFREFFGSGDPFAELFDELGPFSELQNRGSRPSGSFFTFSSSFPGHSDFSSSSFSFSPGAGAFRSVSTSTTFVQGRRITTRRIMENGQERVEVEEDGQLKSITINGVPDDLALGLELSRREQQQSVTSRSGGAQVRQTAVARPSDSDLSEDEDLQLAMAYSLSEMEAAGKKPADVF, from the exons ATGGCATCCTACTATGAGATCCTAGACGTGCCGCGAAGTGCATCCGCTGATGACATCAAGAAGGC GTACCGGCGGAAGGCTCTCCAGTGGCACCCAGACAAGAACCCAGATAATAAAGAGTTTGCTGAGAGGAAATTTAAGGAAGTGGCGGAGGCATATGAAGTGCTGTCGGACA AGCATAAGCGGGAAATCTATGACCGCTATGGCCGGGAAGGGCTGACAGGGGCAG GAACTGGCCCACCTCGGGCGGAAGCTGGCAGTGGTGGGCCTGGCTTCACCTTCACCTTCCGAAGCCCGGAGGAGGTCTTCCGGGAGTTCTTCGGGAGTGGGGACCCTTTTGCGGAGCTCTTTG ATGAGCTGGGCCCCTTCTCAGAGCTTCAGAACCGGGGTTCCCGACCCTCGGGTTCCTTCTttaccttctcttcctccttccctgggcaCTCTG ATTTCTCCTCCTCATCTTTCTCCTTCAGTCCTGGGGCTGGTGCTTTTCGCTCTGTTTCTACATCTACCACCTTTGTCCAAGGACGCCGCATCACGACACGCAG AATCATGGAGAACGGGCAGGAGCGAGTGGAAGTGGAGGAGGATGGGCAGCTGAAGTCAATCACAATCAATG GTGTCCCAGATGACCTGGCACTGGGCTTGGAGCTGAGCCGTCGTGAGCAGCAACAGTCAGTCACCTCGAGGTCCGGGGGCGCTCAGGTCCGGCAGACAGCTGTTGCACGGCCCTCTGACAGTGACCTCTCTGAGGATGAGGACCTGCAGCTTGCCATGGCCTACAGCCTGTCAGAGATGGAGGCAGCTGGGAAGAAACCGGCAG ATGTGTTCTGA
- the DNAJB2 gene encoding dnaJ homolog subfamily B member 2 isoform X1 has translation MASYYEILDVPRSASADDIKKAYRRKALQWHPDKNPDNKEFAERKFKEVAEAYEVLSDKHKREIYDRYGREGLTGAGTGPPRAEAGSGGPGFTFTFRSPEEVFREFFGSGDPFAELFDELGPFSELQNRGSRPSGSFFTFSSSFPGHSDFSSSSFSFSPGAGAFRSVSTSTTFVQGRRITTRRIMENGQERVEVEEDGQLKSITINGVPDDLALGLELSRREQQQSVTSRSGGAQVRQTAVARPSDSDLSEDEDLQLAMAYSLSEMEAAGKKPAGGREAQRRRQGRPKAQHQDPGVGGTHEGVRGEAAKPSPSPEEKASRCLIL, from the exons ATGGCATCCTACTATGAGATCCTAGACGTGCCGCGAAGTGCATCCGCTGATGACATCAAGAAGGC GTACCGGCGGAAGGCTCTCCAGTGGCACCCAGACAAGAACCCAGATAATAAAGAGTTTGCTGAGAGGAAATTTAAGGAAGTGGCGGAGGCATATGAAGTGCTGTCGGACA AGCATAAGCGGGAAATCTATGACCGCTATGGCCGGGAAGGGCTGACAGGGGCAG GAACTGGCCCACCTCGGGCGGAAGCTGGCAGTGGTGGGCCTGGCTTCACCTTCACCTTCCGAAGCCCGGAGGAGGTCTTCCGGGAGTTCTTCGGGAGTGGGGACCCTTTTGCGGAGCTCTTTG ATGAGCTGGGCCCCTTCTCAGAGCTTCAGAACCGGGGTTCCCGACCCTCGGGTTCCTTCTttaccttctcttcctccttccctgggcaCTCTG ATTTCTCCTCCTCATCTTTCTCCTTCAGTCCTGGGGCTGGTGCTTTTCGCTCTGTTTCTACATCTACCACCTTTGTCCAAGGACGCCGCATCACGACACGCAG AATCATGGAGAACGGGCAGGAGCGAGTGGAAGTGGAGGAGGATGGGCAGCTGAAGTCAATCACAATCAATG GTGTCCCAGATGACCTGGCACTGGGCTTGGAGCTGAGCCGTCGTGAGCAGCAACAGTCAGTCACCTCGAGGTCCGGGGGCGCTCAGGTCCGGCAGACAGCTGTTGCACGGCCCTCTGACAGTGACCTCTCTGAGGATGAGGACCTGCAGCTTGCCATGGCCTACAGCCTGTCAGAGATGGAGGCAGCTGGGAAGAAACCGGCAGGTGGGCGGGAGGCACAGCGACGACGGCAGGGGCGGCCCAAGGCCCAGCACCAAGATCCAGGCGTGGGGGGGACCCATGAGGGTGTAAGGGGTGAGGCGGCCAAACCCAGCCCATCCCCAGAGGAGAAGGCCTCCCGCTGCCTCATCCTCTGA
- the RESP18 gene encoding regulated endocrine-specific protein 18: MQDQASGLFWKDDITQDVRTTKMEHINPQDPCLRDEKAVFPTETPGSPVVKVSRDQCSTSRVVSKALKREVDNPVKVEVYGLHQPEVLAHWLLVGFG; this comes from the exons GTCTGTTCTGGAAGGATGACATCACTCAGGATGTGAGGACAACAAAAATGGAGCACATCAACCCCCAAGATCCATGTCTGAGGGATGAGAAGGCAGTTTTTCCCACTGAAACCCCTGGG AGCCCAGTGGTCAAGGTGAGCAGGGATCAGTGCTCTACTTCCAGAGTGGTTTCAAAGGCCCTGAAGCGAGAGGTGGACAACCCTGTCAAG GTTGAAGTCTATGGATTGCATCAACCAGAAGTTCTTGCTCACTGGCTTCTGGTTGGATTTGGCTGA